A genomic stretch from Arachis stenosperma cultivar V10309 chromosome 3, arast.V10309.gnm1.PFL2, whole genome shotgun sequence includes:
- the LOC130966218 gene encoding uncharacterized protein LOC130966218, producing MARRSYKIDLGCIACDELIEIGAGKSGWLVDNPNLLCAIDTHSLALANRSSILLILSWSDSNASRVMIRPELSPIEAEFISAIEWFVLDDVSVVVAGTSCGYLLVFSLRGELIHRQMIYPGRVLKLRVRGTKKDLIQDTSSEEFCVIMPGVVARFDGSDIQNMLQKWFEEEYPQFWVQKPKSQDSEDFENQYVKLPYQLWNIGKYGTCADAALTGIMPPPLLENQSSQRYYCAVAVGEDAVISAYRLSEDKGRSLVGELLSKVVPAAFSTVASFSKLIWRSEQTSPKKSPKKSEEKPQPFARASPLTCFKDHPRKGEKLTLSPSGTLAAITDSLGRILLLDTQALVVVRLWKGYRDASCLFMEMLVNKDTTSSSSNHYEPVKSDYCLCLAIHAPRKGIIEIWQMRTGPRLRTIPCAKGSKMLQPTYRVGASTSSAPYVPLEVFFLNGDSGVISVLSRTLDS from the exons ATGGCAAGGCGATCCTACAAGATCGACTTGGGCTGCATAGCCTGCGACGAGCTCATCGAAATCGGCGCCGGCAAGTCAGGCTGGCTCGTTGACAACCCAAACCTTCTCTGCGCCATCGACACTCATTCCCTCGCCCTCGCCAACCGCTCCTCTATTCTCCTCATCCTCTCCTGGTCCGACTCCAACGCATCTCGCGTCATGATCCGACCCGAATTGTCTCCTATCGAGGCCGAATTCATCTCTGCCATCGAGTGGTTCGTCTTGGATGACGTCAGCGTCGTCGTCGCCGGCACCTCCTGCGGTTACCTCCTTGTTTTTTCGCTCCGTGGGGAACTCATTCATAGACAG ATGATTTATCCTGGACGAGTTTTAAAGTTAAGAGTTCGGGGAACAAAGAAAGACTTAATTCAAGATACTTCATCAGAAGAATTTTGTGTCATTATGCCAGGCGTAGTTGCCCGCTTTGATGGCTCGGATATTCAG AATATGCTTCAGAAATGGTTTGAAGAAGAATATCCTCAATTTTGGGTTCAAAAGCCAAAGAGCCAAGATTCAGaggattttgaaaatcaatatGTAAAATTACCTTACCAGTTATGGAATATTGGCAAGTATGGTACTTGTGCTGATGCAGCACTCACAGGCATAATGCCTCCACCACTATTGGAAAACCAG TCCAGTCAACGTTATTATTGTGCAGTGGCTGTTGGAGAGGATGCTGTGATCTCAGCATACAG ACTCTCTGAGGACAAAGGCAGGTCTTTAGTGGGAGAACTCTTGTCTAAAGTTGTACCCGCAGCATTTTCCACAGTAGCATCTTTTTCGAAGTTGATTTGGCGGAGTGAACAGACGTCTCCCAAGAAATCTCCAAAGAAATCAGAGGAGAAGCCACAGCCCTTTGCTCGAG CTTCACCTTTGACTTGTTTTAAGGATCACCCTAGGAAGGGTGAGAAGCTTACCTTATCCCCAAGTGGTACATTGGCTGCTATAACAGATTCACTTGGTCGCATATTGCTGCTTGATACTCAAGCGCTTGTGGTTGTGCGCTTGTGGAAG GGATATAGGGACGCCAGCTGTCTATTCATGGAGATGTTGGTTAATAAAGACACCACATCGTCAAGCTCTAATCACTATGAACCTGTGAAGAGTGATTACTGTTTGTGTTTGGCTATTCATGCACCTAGAAaaggaatcattgag ATCTGGCAAATGAGAACTGGACCTCGTCTTAGAACAATTCCTTGTGCAAAAGGTAGCAAAATGTTGCAACCAACGTACAGGGTTGGTGCTTCAACGTCTTCCGCTCCATATGTGCCACTTGAAGTTTTCTTCTTAAATGGGGACTCGGGTGTGATTTCAGTCTTAAGTCGAACCTTGGATTCTTGA